A stretch of the Diprion similis isolate iyDipSimi1 chromosome 14, iyDipSimi1.1, whole genome shotgun sequence genome encodes the following:
- the LOC124414915 gene encoding uncharacterized protein LOC124414915, translated as MWTQFSMQGSYKWLDILSDLVLADNNTKHRTIRMKPSDVTVMIERQLVRQAYGGLRAIPTKPTKFRTGDKVRISKFKYVFEKGYTPNWTTEIFTISQMENTHPLTYKLKDYQNQPIAGGFYEQELLKFEHPDIYLAEKVFKKRGKKLYVKWLGFDSTHNSWINESDVLRYDNYKAQTYTLRSRLKAPRKRVGRVVKHDPLVVIPAQCYLLLFYSINLMLLTQE; from the exons ATGTGGACACAGTTCAGCATGCAAGGAAGCTACAAGTGGCTCGACATCTTATCTGATTTGGTATTAGCTGACAACAACACCAAACACCGAACCATACGAATGAAACCGTCGGACGTCACGGTTATGATCGAGAGGCAATTAGTCCGTCAGGCGTACGGAGGGCTTCGAGCGATACCTACCAAACCGACAAAGTTCAGAACTGGCGACAAAGTCCGAATCAGCAAATTCAAATACGTCTTCGAGAAAGGTTATACTCCCAATtggacgactgaaatattcacaataagccAAATGGAAAATACTCATCCCCTTACGTACAAGCTCAAAGACTATCAAAATCAACCCATCGCTGGCGGTTTCTATGAACAGGAGCTCCTCAAGTTTGAACATCCGGACATCTATCTCGCGGAGAAGGTTTTCAAAAAGCgtggaaagaaattatatgTTAAATGGTTAGGTTTTGACAGtacacacaacagttggataaatgaatctgACGT ATTACGATACGATAATTACAAAGCTCAAACGTATACGCTAAGGTCCAGGCTTAAAGCCCCACGGAAGCGTGTCGGTCGTGTTGTGAAACACGATCCGCTTGTCGTCATTCCAGCTCAGTGCTACCTTCTTCTATTCTACAGTATAAACCTCATGCTTTTGACTCAAGAATAA